CGTGGTCCGATAAGTCAGTGTTCACGTTCAAGCAGTTCCTGTATCAGGCGGGCGGGCAGCTGTTCAACGACAGCAACGAACCAACGTTCGTCGAGGAGGGCGTCGAAGTGTTGGAGTTCTTCGACCAACTCCGCGAGCGGAACATCATCCCCGACGGCATGTCCAGTCTGGGCGAGGGTGGGATCGGTGACAACTTCGTCGCCGGTCAGTACGCGACGGTCGAATCGTGGACGCCGCTCGGCTCCCGCGCGATCAGCGAATGGGAAGACGGTCGACTCGGGAGCGCACGACCGCCGAAAGGGCCCGAGTCGCGCGCCACGTTCCAAGACACGAACGGGATCAGCGTCTCGGCGTTCTCCGAGCGAAAGGACGCTGCCAAGGAGTTCGCGCGGTTCATGACCACCCGCAGTTCGTCGAAAAACAACATGCTCGTCGAAGGGAACCCCAGCGTCGTCCCGGACGTCTACGAGGACGACGAGATTCAGGCAGAGTACCCCTCCGAACTGCTCGATGACATGCGGTTCAATCTCGAAAACGCGCAGGGCGAGAACTACATGGCTCAGCCACAGGTCGACGATTACCTCAACGAACAGATCACTCAGGCGTTGCTGGGTAATAAAGAACCCCGAGCCGCACTCGAAGATGCCTACGCCAACATCGAACGCCTCTACCAAGACATCGGCCTGATCTAAGGGCAAATACTTTTATATTTATTATGTCGGTAGAAAAAAATGACCTGCGTCGGAAACTCGACAGGCTGTTCGTACCGCTGACCGTTGGGCCGACGCTCATCTGGATAGCGGCGATCATCGTCTACCCGACGGTTAAGCTGCTTCTCAGTAGCCTGCAGTTCCGGAACCCCGTCACCAGCGAGATGGAGTTCGTCGGGCTTCGGAACTTCCGGCGGCTCCTGTTCGCCCGGGAGGGAGGCGATGCCGTGTTAGGAGTGTTCAGCCCCAACTTC
This sequence is a window from Halohasta litchfieldiae. Protein-coding genes within it:
- a CDS encoding sugar ABC transporter substrate-binding protein, producing MKDTHYKTRRRFITGVGATGAVALAGCTDSNDSGSSGATAGSGSESMADEIVFYNSGSLEFDPGTEANIERFEEETGISVEVNEVPWSNLKTSLTTIWRNEDNKVDAFNGPTWWLADFVSSGWLEPLGLGDDHMSKFPDSLTNLVQFDGQTYMAPEFGKWGSYLYDQQYLEQQGFESPPDTWDEVLEQGEQLAGDGKAGFAFTWSDKSVFTFKQFLYQAGGQLFNDSNEPTFVEEGVEVLEFFDQLRERNIIPDGMSSLGEGGIGDNFVAGQYATVESWTPLGSRAISEWEDGRLGSARPPKGPESRATFQDTNGISVSAFSERKDAAKEFARFMTTRSSSKNNMLVEGNPSVVPDVYEDDEIQAEYPSELLDDMRFNLENAQGENYMAQPQVDDYLNEQITQALLGNKEPRAALEDAYANIERLYQDIGLI